The Perca flavescens isolate YP-PL-M2 chromosome 8, PFLA_1.0, whole genome shotgun sequence DNA window CGCTGACAGGTTAATTATTCATCTAATTAATGAACTGATAGCACGGGTTTTTtcaaagaactttttttttttggtttaattAGCAGCAAATTAATCTGGGCTAATTAACTGGTGTAATAACCAGCGGTCCCTCCAAACTTTCTCTCCTATCCTTTTGGTTTCCATTCCGTTTTATTGCTCCTTGACTTATGGCCCTGTTGATGAATTAATTCATTATGGTGCTATAATTAATAATAGCATCATGGTGGGTTCTAAGGACCAGGGCATTTTTCTCCGTATCAGGTTTTCACTTAAACGCTTTGTGCCGCAGCGTGATAGGAAAAAGTTTTTGAAGGCTGTGATGATTAGAAACATGATTCTGTGTTGTGGATGGGTTTGAATTATGTGCTCTCATCAGAGGATtcatttgtgtgtatttctatTTAGGATGTGCAGATAGAGAAGGAGAAGGCCGTCTACAACATCTCAGGTGGTTGCACTGCTCTGGTGGTTGTCTATTTGCTTGGGAAGCTCTACGTTGGGAACGCTGGGGACAGCAGGTGAGATACACATACTCTTatgtagggctgaacgatttgggggaaaaaatctatTTGCGATTTTcctgccagatattgcgatcACGATTCGATTCgcgattattattttttgctccATATTGCACCCTCTACAATTTAAATATAGTaaccaaaaataaatgaaagatccactgaaaataggaaatttctgtaaacaatatgtgatatgtgacattatttcagcatttatcttatgaaacaacattaaatataataatataaagggGAAAATGAAGGAAAAATGTTGAagcaaatgttacaccaaaacattcaactaaatatttaacatttgaTTAATCGCGGTCTTCGCGATTAGCGTATCGCTTTCtttcaaattttgatttgaaaacgattaatcgttcagccctgcTCCTGTGCACGAAAAGCGTACCTTTGCGATGACGCACACGCTCACCTTCTCGTGCCCCGCAGCCAGCAGGAGCAACAGTGTTCAAGCTTACATAAAcacagttttgttttgtctgcTCCTCTCCCTCAGGGCTATCATTATCCGGACAGGGGAAGTCGTCCCCATGTCAGCAGAGTTCACACCGGAGTCAGAGAGACAGCGACTGCAGTTCCTGGTAAGAAAGAACCTTTCTCGGCTCCTTTCTAGCAAGCACAGCTGTCAGATATTAGCAGAGCTGACCTCCCCTCCCGTTGAGACACCGGCTATGCTTAGCTCTGTCTCTCTTACACTGCCTGCTCTCTTTGCCAGCTTAATAGACTATGGAATTGTTTTTCCTATCCCCTGGGTATGtcaatcttcttcttttttatgttttttttttttctcttttcatatCAAAGGCCTATATGCAGCCCCACTTATTAGGAAACGAGTTTACACATCTGGAATTCCCGAGGAGAGTCCAGAGAAAGGAAGTGGGGAAGAGGATGCTGTACCGTGACTTCACCATGTCGGGATGGTGGGTTAactgatttattgatttttgaCTGATTGAATCAATCTTTTAATGTCAAATGCAATGCATGTTACACAGCATGCAAACTGTGAGGATACCACAGTTGTGTTCCCCAATTTTGCTGAttcagtgtgtgtttctcctcTGCCTTCCTGCTAATTTATTTAACACATTTGTTGAAATACTGTTCAATTATTTACATCCTTACACCGTGTATCTGGTCAGATCCATTCATGAGCCCTCTGAGAGAGTCAAAATAATTTCTGCTTCCCAAGCCTCATATAATTATGCCTTGCCGAATTAATTATTTTGAGACATTATCTACGTTTGAGTGATTTCCTATGATATACCCCAAAAATAGCCAATAACCGCAATCTCCATCCTATTGAGTGTGCAGTATTGTAAAAAAGTCATTCAAACCTTCCCTGTCAGAAGAAGGCCAGAAGGTGGccttgacgtgtgtgtgtgtgtgtgtgtgtgtgtgtgtgtgtgtgtgtgaatacgtGGGTAATAATACGTGGGTATGAGGGGCCGTCAGGGACATTATTCAGAATTACCTCTCGCACacactactgaaacactctcacacatacaaatgAAACGCaatgctctcacacatacaagtgaaatgctctTATATAGACTACTGAaaagctctcacacatacaagtgaaacgctcttatatatACTACTGAAACCCTCTCACGCGCaatactgaaacgctctcataaacactactgaaacgctctcacacatacaagtgaaacgctctcataaacactactaaAACGCTCTCACGCGCAATACTGAAATGCTCTCATAACGCTACTGAaatgctctcataaacactactgaaacgctctcctaaacgctactgaaacgctctcataaacgctactgaaacgctctcataaacactactgaaatgctctcataaacgctactgaaacactctcataaacactactgaaatgctctcataaacgctactgaaacgttctcataaatgctactgaaacactctcataaacactactgaaacgctctcatatacactactgaaacgctcttataaacactactgaaacgctcttataaacactactgaaatgctctcataaacgctactgaaacgctctcataaacgctactgaaacgctctcataaacgctactgaaacgctctcataaacactactgaaacgctctcataaacactactgaaacgctctcatatacactactgaaatgcTCTCATAACCGCTACTGAAACTctctcatatacactactgaaacgctctcataaacgctactgaaacgctctcacgcGCAATACTGAAACGCGCTTATAAatgctactgaaacgctctcataaacgctactaaaaagctctcacacatacaagtgaaatgctttcatatatatatttttcatgttttaatgctGCTTCCACCGGGACACTATGGTGGCTCggcatcaataataataattaattaatatatataatatttatatataataacaaTGTGCAATAACTACTGTGCAATACCATTCCATATTCACTGTGCAATATATTGCCTATGTGCAACTGCTGCTGATGCTACTAtttgtgttatttattgtttgtggattcttactgttttttctcttgtacatagtgtttttatttgttatttattattgtcCTACTCTTACTGTTTTGttatactgtttttttctctatccactttgctgctgtaacactggACTTTTCCCATTTTGGGACAAATATAGGaatatcttattttatcttttccACTTGATTACATAAATGTGCATACACATACCACATAGCTAATAATAAATATACAAGATACAGCTTATGACAACGTGCCCTTCCAACTCAGATTACATAGGTCTAATAAACATCATACAGAAACTGTTCTTAATGTTTTTATCTGGATAGAtaaagggtaaaaaaaatacagcaccTTCTGTTTCAGATGTATAGGCTTTGCCTATACATACAAGTATGAGCATTTTCAGAATTTCAGTCCAACAACCGACGTTAGTTAACGTTACGTTCTCTGTCGCAGAGAGCTTGATTGACAGCGGTGAGCGCGTGTTATGGCGAATCAACACATGGctcatttgaatattaaaattaGCAGGTCACGACAAGAAAATGTAACCAATGAAATTACTTATTTTGACACCGCTTTTTTGACACACATTTTAGCCAATAAGTATTAAACTAACAAGTTAATCTGTCAAAAGGTGgacctttttgttattttatcaaaagtcaagtcaagtcattttatagcacatttaaatgaacaacagtttacccaaagtgctttacaggtagagCAGGGAGGGCATAAACAGTATACCTTAAAGATACATAATCAAGTATACAAGGTACCATGAATATATTTTGGCAAAAGTAGAATCAAATAAAGtaacatagaataaaacaacaatggaaCGTTTGTAAATACAAAAGCATAAGAAAAAGATGAGTTCAGTTCATAGCtctgaatcttaaaaaaaaacattaggaaTCAAAGGAATTTAAAAGCAAAAGAGTAGAAATGCATCttcagatttgatttaaaactaaCAATTGTATTACATAAATTGATCTGGGGTGGGAAGGATTTCCAGAGTTTGGGGGCTACTACAGAGAAGGCTCCGTCCCCTCTGGTTTTTAGGCATGTCCGGACAAATTCAGTAAAACCGGAAGGGCTTCCGTTCAACAAAAATGCGCAATTCACAGCGCGATTCACGTGTTGATCGTCAGCCACATTGTTCGCAAACACTGTCTGCCCAACAGCCTGCAAGCAGCCTAACCGAGGCAACAGCGTTACTTCACACTGTACTGGCGTCAGCGGAGACCATCAGAACCGTTGCAACTTCAAGCCGCAACACACTGGACAGTCACATAGCGTCACTTTCCCCCTCCGGACAGCACAGCAGCATGACACTGCCAACTGCAGCTCCAGTCCGGAGAGAGTGTGCGCAACGCTTCAGCTCTTGGACATCAGCCACGAGGTGGAAAAGGtaattataaatagtttttttctaaattattgTTTAATCCAACGCAACCCAACAAGGCATGGTAGTGAGCTAAACAGTAAGCTGTTTGTGTCTCCACTACAAACATGCGCTCACTACCACCCTAATACCCGGTTTCCGTGGGTCCTATGAGTCTCAGATCTACTGCAAACTTGGCATAGTTCTTGCAGGGGGCCTAGATAGGTACACTGTACACCAGCATTCCTCTACTAAATGTTTCTTCATCATTTCTGCACTGCTGTTACACCAAGCATAATCTAATGTTGTTATTTGGTACCATATTAGTtgtttacttgaacagtgccaTATCTTAAACTAATGTTACTGACTGTTGTTACTGTTGTCTGTTGTTACAGTCTGTTACAGTCTGTAAATCCTCTGTTATTTTCTGCCCCACACCGAAGCAATAATACATTTACCAGTGATGATCTTCACTGCATATTACTGCTGTGATTAAATACATCCTTCATCAGTATTTGAGTCACGTACTTTAGTAAAAAATACTGATTATACATAAAACTACTTTTTATGTATGCCCCCTTTTTTGTCTTAGCTTATTTCTCATCTACAGTACAGTCCAAaaatttggacacaccttctcattcaatgcgttatattatttattttcatgactatttacattgtagattctcactgaaggtatcaaaactatgaatgaacacatatggaattatgtacttaacaaaaaagtgtgaaataactgaaaacatgtcttatattttagatttctcaaagtagccacactgcttttttattaataagggaaaaacttccactaattaacactgacaaggcacacctgtgaagtgaaaaccatttcaggtgactacctcatgaagctcattgagagaacaccaagggtttgcagagttatcaaaaaagcaaagtgtggctactttgaagaatctaaaatatgacatgttttcagttatttcacacttttttgttaagtacataattccatatgtgatcattcatagttttgatgccttcagtgagaatctacaatgtaaatagtcatgaaaataaagaaacacattgaatgagaaggtgtgtccaaacttttggcctgtactgtatgtctcagCATAAAGGAATGACATTTGCATATCCCCTTTTCACGTTACATTTATGTCACTCAGAAACACCAGTCCCATTTCAAGGTGGCTGCTGAACTCTGACCTTGCGATTGTCCCCTCAGTTGACAAATTATAACCTTCCATGCCCTGTCCACAGCCTACAATAGCTAATGAGTCTGTGTTAAAGGGAAGGGCAGACATGTGGTTTTTCATGGTAAATTTATGACTCAGAGAGAAATCACGTAAATAAGAGTGTTCAGGGCTTGACGTGATAAAATTGGTTAACATGAATATATTTGACCAAAATCTGAATATTAATGGGTTAAATATAACTGATATTGATAACCACTACccattatttatataatattgaTAGCGGGTGGTGGTtagtattttgtattgtatttcctATAGCAGTATGACATATTGTACTGGCTGTTTTCATGTGTTCTGATTGTTACAATCTTATTTCAGAGTCAGGACACAGCAGCATGACCATTTCAACAAGGGCGTAATACTACTCTCTAATCAATCATGGGGAGTAGTGTGCAAACAAGGTCCAAAATCATGGTTAGGTCCAAAATCATGGTTACACAAAGTTTTAGAACGCATCAGGGATGGCTTTGGTGAGCACATTCCAGACGATGTCAGGTAAATGCCTCTTTTTTCCTCTTACTTTCATGATTATTATAAACATTTGCTCATATTTTAGTATGAAGCGTTGTTTTAATCTGCCCCTGTTTGCCCTGTTACAGTTACTGCATTATGTGATAAATTCAAAATCAGGTATTTCTGTATCTGTTTTCAATTAAAATCCCTCTACAGTTTCATGAAACATTTGCAGCAATGTGTTGTGCAAAACTTTGATTTGCAACATTCCCACATGGCCCTTGAAATTTGGCTACCGTCATCTTGTGGAACATGTATGGTACTATACAATCCAGTTTTGCTAAGAAATGCATCCACAGTGACTGAATTTGGATAGTCACACTGaaaaggaaaagtcagtattttTCACCCTGGACCAACCAAAATTATATTGCTTAATTTGTTAGATTAAGTTATTGGAAATGTACATCATCCTTGGCATGCATATTATATTGCAGCTCACTTCTCCATTCATTTTTACACCtagctttttatttgtttgtgtcaaCCACGGCCCTGGTTATCATTCAAGACCTGGCCTTTAATTGAGAGCCAGTTTTTGTTTGCCGAAATGTGGTATttatcaatattgtttttccttttatgcCATTGTTTTGCAGCTCTAAGAGAGGACTGGTACTACATTGGTGGCAAAGCCATTGCAGTGAGCTTGGTACATGGCGGTCCACCACCAAACTTCCTCTCTCAGACATAGGTGACACAGAACTcttggaaaaagtcaaaaaggtcAGTTGATAGATTTTAAATGTTATACTGAATTAGTTTACATTAAAAGGTTCTCTTGTTGTTTTCCCTTTTGAAAAGGAGTATCAGCCCACTTTTTCCATATTATGTTGTAGTTTGAATGCCACAACTATTCAACGGACAAGTGTCGACAGCAAAGCATATTTTCCCTCTTATTTATCGCATTGTAgcaatgtctggaaaaaaacctgCACTGCCATGAACTGTTAGGGGATCTCTAGGCATTCTGTAGTATGCAGACCACTAGTGTCTGGGTTCGTACTAATAACTTAAATGACTGAAACTTCCATAACAAGCCATCTTGCTGCTTCTTGTGATGCTAGGTATCTGAAAGTACAACCCTTGAGGACCTTGAAAAGTCAAATGCACCTTTGCTTGACTACTTGGCCAATGCAGGATGTCTGAGGCCTATGCGGTCGATAAGAGACAGGGATCTGCTGGTACAAGAAATTGTCATGTTTCAGGTCATCCACAGGGTTCAAAGTCCATTTCAAAGGTATTCAGTGTTAGTTGTTGTACAGTCAGATCAATCTCAAAAGGAGTCATAATTTTAACCATTGAACAACAAGGTGTAAGACTAGCttcacaaaatgtaatgtgtttgtaTTAAACCAAGGGACAATTTGACAGTGTACAATTTAATTATGGATTGCACAATTATTCCATGTTGTTTGTACAGATTCTGTGAAGGAGTGAAAACTCTTTGGGTTCAGGACCAAATACGACGACATCCAGACAGCTTTCGACCATTGTTCTGCTATGAGCTGTGGATGATCTTTTCAGCATTCGTCTCTCTCCAGAAGGGAGCAACAAGAGAGCTGCTGAGGAGATGGTCGTTACTTTCTGGAGGGACTATCTCCAAAATGCAGAAGGTAATTAATGGTTTAATGGTCAATggtcatctgtttttttttagtatcattccttttattttattctcttgGTAGTCATAACATTATCACAAAGCAACCTGCGAATGTTGAAAAATGAAAGACCTGTTATAAATGAATTGCTATAAGAGGCATTCAGATTTTAGACGCTTTGGTTTTGAGAAGTGAAATACTCTTACTGGACAATTTATTAAGTATCAGCTGATGTTAATTGTTTTAGAGATAATTCACATACATATTAATTGGACCAACTACCACTgataatgtttttctttttatagaaGAAGAAGGGCCATCCAAACTAGAGAAGATATTGGCCTTCAAAACTTGAGCATCTGACCAGTTCATTCACAAAGGAGATGATGGCTTCTCTACATCAATGTTCCCTCTTGCCAACACGTGTTAACTGCATCAACTTGCCACTACATGTGTCTTACCAACTGTTCAAGGAGAAGTTTGACTTTGCATTAGGAAACACATATGGGTTTGGCAGGGCATGAACATGTCATGCTCTGAAaactttttctgtctgtgtctcactTTCTCTGTTTGTCACTACCTTTCTGCTTGTCTcagtttgttttctaaaaaaaatttcaaagaagagttatttttttcatttctgaaTGCCGTATGCAATATAACTTATGTATTTTATATAGTTTCACCACAATTCAGTTGACTCAGTCAGCCTatgtttaaaaacatttacattttaacgGCATGTTTCATATTTTTACCAAACTTTTTAacaaatgttaatttatttttcataaaatgtTTTACGTTTTAACAAAACTTTAATTCACAGAATACACTCCACAagtgaagaaaaacattttaacaaaccTTAACATAACTCCTATGTTATTCACTTAAAAAAGTGCAGAAGTGAAGAAAAAACATCTATTCCATGGTTCCCATCATTTTCAAGTGGGTTTACTTGTTGAATAATATTAGTTGTGGTCTCATTAATAGTTACATCTATGTCTGGAATTACAACATTATTATTGGTTTGAAGTTCAGGTAATGGCCCTTCTTCATCAATGCCATAGTTGTAAATAAACATAATGcagacaaaataaatgtagttcATTCAATGAATCCAGTACACCCTGTTCCTCCATGAAGTTAAAGATGTTTATAAAGTGTCTAGATACAACACTATTGAGTTCTGCCCATAGTCTCTCAATCCTTTGGTTGTGTACTGATATACCTGTAATAACACTGTTCAATCATCTTCTTTCCAACATAAAACAGGCAACATTTATATTTTCCTTACCATGATCACATCTGACCCTTAAGGGCAAGCTATATGAGCACTATTTTACTAGTATTTGGTAAAGCTTTTTTGTAGTTTATGCAAAATGTTGTGCGTGTAAGCGAGtttttcagtagtgtatatgagagcgtttcagtagcgtttGAAGGGGGCGTTTCAGTAGCGtgtatgagagcgtttcagtagtgtttatgagagcgtttcagtagcgtgtatgagagcgtttcagtagtgtttatgagagcgtttcagtagtgtatatgagagcgtttcagtagcatttatgagagcgtttcagtagtgtttatgagagcatttcagtagtgtatatgagagcgtttcagtagcatttatgagagcgtttcagtagcgtttatgagagcgtttcagtagtgtatatgagagcgtttcagtagtgtttatgagagtgTTTCAGTAGCATTTATGAAAGCGTTTCagtatgagagcgtttcagtagcgtttatgagagtgtttcagtagtgtttatgagatcgtttcagtagtgtatatgagagcgtttcagtagcgtttatgagagcgtttcacttgtatgtgtgagagcgtttcagtagtgtatataagagcatttcacttgtatgtgtgagagcgttgcatttcacttgtatgtttgagagcgtttcagtagtgtatataagagcgtttcacttgtatgtgtgagagctttCAGTAGTATATATAagagcatttcacttgtatgtgtgagagcattgcgtttcacttgtatgtgtgagagcgtttcagtagtgtgtgCAAGAGGTAATTCTGAATAATGTCCCTGGCGGCCCCTCATACATGGGCAAAGCAAGGACAGCTCTTTATCTAACTGTGGACAGCGAggtaaaaaaaaggtcaaagagATTGAAGAAAATTGTGTGAgaaggaagaaaagagagagtacaTAATGACTGAGATACAGATGGAAATgtgaaagggagagaaaataTAGAGGAGAAAAAAGGAGAGGACACCAGGGaatcaaagacacacaaactgaGGGAGGGAAGATAATATGCAGCTCCAAGGGTACACTGCAACGTTTCTTTAAAGTAGCAAAGTGTCCAAGGACTTTAACCCTAAAGAAAGTTATAAACACTGCTACTCAGGTGAAATGCCAATTGGCAGCATTCTCACCAATCAAAGAGGTTTAGCGGTCAGTACTGTGAGTTTAAAGCCAACAAATTGTCAGTGCCCAAATTCTAAGTGAACTGTAGAAAAATGctaacccttttttttcttcttgtatTAAGAGTGTTTCATGATAAGGACACATAGGCGAAGCACACCTAACTCCTGCGTAGCAGCTTTTGCCAGTAGGTAAAAGCTCTGTATTCAAATCTTTACTTAAAGTAAGTAAAAGATTTACATATCGTTCTGAGGTACTTGGACTTCAGTATTCAAATTTCATGCTACTTCTACTCCCCTACATATCACAATGAAATAtcgtactttttactccactacatttatttgttatAGTAAGTAATTGCTTTGCAGATTAAGATTTCAAAACCTGAAAGGACCATGTacaatatgatgcattgttacACAGTCAACAagcaacagtatataaagtagctaaaattagcaccacctttaacattaaaataatgcTTACACATTGAGTCCGTAATAATGATCAAATATAATACACTGTAGTGGGCCTTCTTCCTGAATAATGAATTGCAGTGGATTGGAAATCTAAAGTAGCATTGAagggaaatactcaagtaaagtagaagTACCTCAGAATTGTACTGCAACACAGTACTTGAGAACCTGCACTGAGGAACGTACTACCACTGGTTTTTGCTCTTGTTATTAAGTTATTTAAATATTGAAGTTCTCTGTTCTTGAAGTGTTTTAATTATGTCTACCCCCTGTAGAACATGTGCTGTTCATATGTACGTGCATGTATGCATATAGGAGTAGGTGCAGGTGACTGAGGAGAGATTGTGTTTTCTTCCATGCAGTCGTGTTTTGTGGCGCCGCTCGGTTCAGCAAATGTAGGTCAGTCAGCCTCTGTGTTTCTTATTGGGCCCAGAACTCTCCGCCTGTCGTCTGCCTGCTTACTGTCTCCGAAGCGCAGACTGCCTGTGATGTATTTTTAATCAGGTTCTACCCATAAACCAGCTCTGCTTGTTTCATCCACACTAAGTCTGGGTCTTAAATTAGGACCCTGTCAGCCGGCATGGCTGATTGCTCTGATGTGCGTGACTTAAATGTGTCATCTTGTATAGGTGCAGTTCAGACACTCTATAGGTacagaggattttttttaatatctctGCAGCATTCTGTCTGTACATGTACACTCTCCTGTCAGTGTGTGTAGCCAGAGTGCCTACATGCTGCTTTGCGTGTGTGGGTGTACACTGGCATCCTATTCACTCAAAGGCATCCATGATCAAGGCCACACTCTAATGAAGGCATACAGGCCTGCAGCccacctctctctgtcttcctccctcgcTTTCTGaacctcccccctccctccctcggcCAGTTGGATACTTTGGCGTTGCAAACTGTAATGGTGGCGGTTGTCCAGGATGGCAGGCGGTTTTGTTTGCGAGACGTCCCAGAGTGATGAATGTGGAGCGGTCGGCCGTGTCCGACGTGATCCAAACACCAAGGCAAAGCACAGCCAGTCAGGCGGAGGGAAGGTGGGGAAGAGGGTGGGGGCGctggagaggacagagagagagagagggggggaaagaaCAAATGAGAAGGAAATTGCttaaaagacagagaaatgttaGCTGCAAAGATAGAAATAGAGATAAAAGAGTTGAGGAAAATGCTAGGAAGAAAAATGTTGGTAAACTTTaaagatgtgaaaaaaaaaaaaaaaaaaaaagatggtgtGTAAGCCACATAGGAGGGCAATGATAAATGACAAGGAACGGCGCTCAAGCTGTCTCCTTTAAATGCCCACGCCCACCAGGGTGTCTGTTCTCCCGATCCTAAAGACAATGAatgtgagaggagagagactaACACACACCTTCATCACTGTCATACATTTTTActccctctcctgctcctccatctcttcttcttttcttcccttCTTGTTGCACTATGCCTTTGTAACGACACGCCTGATGCCTATAGATTACATTTGTAGAGTTGTTGGGCCACTGCCATTAACTCTAGCCTCGCTTTGCTCCGCTCAATCTACGAAATAGCCCATCAAGGTTGGCCAAAAAGTTTATTTGAACCCAACTGTCAATTGCACCAATTTGTGTGACTCATCCGGTGCTGAAACAGGCCTGGCACAATGTCAccttaacgtgtgtgtgtgcgtgtgtgcgtgtggatgTATATAGCATATATACAAATGTGCAGATAAGGATGCTGAACAAACACACCTAATGTTTCTCTATCACCCATCTTTGCACCGAGCGGAGATGACATCACTCCTCTCCTGCCCGTCTCTCGTCACCTGCAGAGAGGATGATACAACCCCCCTCCTTCCCTgcatccctctcttcctctcccctcccccactcactctct harbors:
- the LOC114560686 gene encoding G2/M phase-specific E3 ubiquitin-protein ligase-like; the encoded protein is MRSIRDRDLLVQEIVMFQVIHRVQSPFQRFCEGVKTLWVQDQIRRHPDSFRPLFCYELWMIFSAFVSLQKGATRELLRRWSLLSGGTISKMQKKKKGHPN